One region of Salvia miltiorrhiza cultivar Shanhuang (shh) chromosome 3, IMPLAD_Smil_shh, whole genome shotgun sequence genomic DNA includes:
- the LOC131016024 gene encoding glutaredoxin-C1-like, whose amino-acid sequence MYYQTGSYNFPPKRSVATDPLERIERMAAAHAVVIFSNSTCCMCHAAKRLFCGMGVNPTVYEIDQDPRGKDLEKALLRLLGGASAVPAVFIGGKLVGAIDTVLASHINGSLVPLLKDAGALWL is encoded by the coding sequence ATGTATTATCAGACAGGATCATATAACTTCCCACCGAAACGCAGCGTGGCGACGGACCCTTTGGAGCGCATAGAGAGAATGGCGGCGGCGCACGCGGTGGTGATCTTCAGCAACAGCACGTGCTGCATGTGCCACGCCGCCAAGCGCCTCTTCTGCGGCATGGGCGTCAACCCCACCGTCTACGAGATCGACCAGGATCCCAGGGGGAAGGACCTCGAGAAGGCGCTGCTCCGCCTCCTCGGCGGCGCCTCCGCCGTGCCCGCCGTATTCATCGGCGGCAAGCTCGTCGGCGCCATCGATACTGTCCTGGCGTCCCATATCAACGGCTCGCTTGTGCCGCTTCTTAAAGACGCCGGCGCCCTCTGGCTCTGA